The sequence GACCGGAAGGAGAAGCGAATCCTGTCTTCCTCGCCCTCCATGACCCGCGCCACCGAGACGTCCATGATGGCGGGGAGCCTGAACTTCTCGCTGTCGGTCATCCACGTCGGGCAGGAAAGCACCTGCTCGTCCTGCCAGTAGCCGTTGCCCACGCGGATGCCGGCCGCGTCCCCGTCGGCCGCGGGCGTGAACTCGACCTTCGCGACCATGCTGCTCGAGTGCAGCGTGTCCTTCTGAACGACCCACGTGGTCCCTCCGGTCCCCGGCGTGATCCGCAGCCACCCCGGGCGATCCGCCACCGAGTACTTGTCCTCCGACGCGCCGTAGGTGGTCCACGCGGAGTTGATCGTGGCCGACGAGAAATCGTCGTTCACGGGCAGCAGGAAGGGCACGCCGCTCTGCGGCAGCTTGGGCGCGGACAGATCGCCCTTCTTGGTCGGGAATCGCGGGACCGGGATCGTCTTCCCGTTCACCTGTTGGTCGACCCAGGTCACCTCCAGCAGCAGCCCCTCGCGGCCAAGCCCCTGCCAGTCGCCGTTCTTTGAGGTCTTGGTGTCGTCGGTGCCCACGTTGCTGCAGTCATACGAGTGGGCAAAGGCCCACCACGAGTCGTCCTTCAGCCCGATGGGCGACGTGATGTGCTGGACGCCGGCGTACGGCTCCTCGCCGGTAAGGACATAGCCGAGCCACGTCCAGTCCTCGGGGGTGCTGCCGACGAGCTTCTTCGAAGCCCAGGCGTGCAGCTGGCCGCCGCAGGCCGTGTGCGTCGAGACGAAGTAGTAGTACCAGTCGCCGCGCTTGGCCATCGTCGGCCCTTCGGCCCACTTGCTCCAGTCAGCATTGGTGAAGTCGCCGCAGCCGCCGGTCGCCTGGTCCCAGTTGACGAAGCTCATGTCGACGCTCGACTCGGGCAGCAGCATCCCGGTCTTGGGATCGATCTCCGTGACCAGGTTGATGCCGAAGTCGTTGGGGTGCTCCGCGTCCCACTTGCACAGACCATTCTTGATGATCATGTACGTCTTGCCGCTGTCGGGATCGACGAACACCGAATTGTCGGAGCCGGTCCCTCGTTCGTACGAGGTCTCGCTGCCGGGCGGCGTGTAGGGGAAGATGTCGACCTTGGTGGGCTCTGACCACGGGCCCTCGAGGCTCGGCGCCGAGGAGAAATGCTGGGTGGCCCCGATCGAGTAATAGACCCGGTACACATCGCCGGCCTTGACGATGAAGCCGCCCCAGGTGCCCTGGCCCGGGCCGAGCTGCGCCTCCAGCGCGGGAGCGGTGGAGTGGGCCACCCGGTTCATGCGCTCCCAGTGGAGGAGATCCGTCGAGTGCAGGATCTCGAAGGCGGGCATCATGTGGAAGTTCGATCCGACCAGGTAGAAGTCGTCGCCTTCCCGGTAGATGTTCATGTCCGGGTGATCGCCGGGCAGAACGGGGTTCTGGTAGGTCGTCACCTCGAAGGCCGCGTCGCCGTCGCCGCCCGCCCCACCGCCGCCGGCGTTCGGAGAGCCACCCGTGCCCCCGGAGCCGCCGTCGCCGCCGCCGCCGCCGTCACCGCCGGTTCCACCGCCGTCACCGCCCTGACCCGCGGAGCTTGTCGAGGTTGGCCCGGACGAGGTGCTAGATCCCGCCGGGGTGGGATTGGGCTCGTCCGAGCCGCACCCGATCGCGATCAATCCAATGAAAGTGACAATCCCTGCTGCATAAGAGCGCACGATGACCTCTCAGTTCCTTGTTGTGGACCCTTGAATTCCCGAGGGCTGCCGAAATGATCAATGAACGGGCACGAAAGTGCCTATCGGCGCCACACGGACCCTGGCGGAAGGAACGCCCTTCATCCCCCTCTTGTCACGCCGTACGGGCGCGTCGCTCGAAGATCCGCTGGAGCAGGCAGGCGACCAGGAGGAGCAGGCCGATGACGATCTTGGTCCACCAAGAGCTGAGCGTGCCCTCGAACATGATGAGGGTCTGGATGGTGCCGTAGATGAGCACACCGAACAGGGTGCCGACGACCGTACCATGGCCGCCGGTCAGCAGGGTCCCGCCGATGACGACGGCGGCGATGGCGTCCATCTCCATTCCGCCGGCGTGCAGCGCGTAGCCGGACACCATGTAGAACGTGAAGGCGACGCCCGCCAGCGCCGAGCAGAACCCGCTCCAGGTATAGATGAGCACCTTGGTCCGCGGCACCGGCAGGCCCATGAGCAGGGCGGATTGTTCGCTGCCGCCGATCGCATAGACCGTGCGGCCGAAGCTCGTGTAGTGGGCGATGTAGATGGCCGCGGCGAACAGCGCGAGCGCGATGACCACGTTCCAGGTGATCGAGGTGTCGAACAGGAACGGGATGCGGTGCGACGAGGCGTCGACGTAGAAACCGTTGTGGATCGTGATGGAGTCGATGCTGATGAGGTAACAGAGCCCGCGCGCAAGGAACATGCCCGCCAGGGTGACGATGAAGGGCTGCACCTTGAAGTACTGGATGACGACCCCCATGACGAGGCCGATGCCCGAGCCCATCGCCAGCACGAGCGGGATGACCACCGCAGGGCTCAAGCCGTGCTTCTCGACGAGCGACGCCGAGACCATCGTGGTCAGCGCGATGACCGAGCCGACCGAGAGGTCGATCCCGCCGGAGAGGATGACGAAGGTCATCCCGATGGCGCTGATCAAGAGAAAC is a genomic window of Sorangium aterium containing:
- the yjfF gene encoding galactofuranose ABC transporter, permease protein YjfF, producing MIDTAAVTGRSGTIAATGGSGTTTATGRSVRIDPRHLPLAVTSSLFVLMFLAGSYLFKGFFSLQVFLNFFIDNAFLLISAIGMTFVILSGGIDLSVGSVIALTTMVSASLVEKHGLSPAVVIPLVLAMGSGIGLVMGVVIQYFKVQPFIVTLAGMFLARGLCYLISIDSITIHNGFYVDASSHRIPFLFDTSITWNVVIALALFAAAIYIAHYTSFGRTVYAIGGSEQSALLMGLPVPRTKVLIYTWSGFCSALAGVAFTFYMVSGYALHAGGMEMDAIAAVVIGGTLLTGGHGTVVGTLFGVLIYGTIQTLIMFEGTLSSWWTKIVIGLLLLVACLLQRIFERRARTA
- a CDS encoding family 43 glycosylhydrolase — translated: MRSYAAGIVTFIGLIAIGCGSDEPNPTPAGSSTSSGPTSTSSAGQGGDGGGTGGDGGGGGDGGSGGTGGSPNAGGGGAGGDGDAAFEVTTYQNPVLPGDHPDMNIYREGDDFYLVGSNFHMMPAFEILHSTDLLHWERMNRVAHSTAPALEAQLGPGQGTWGGFIVKAGDVYRVYYSIGATQHFSSAPSLEGPWSEPTKVDIFPYTPPGSETSYERGTGSDNSVFVDPDSGKTYMIIKNGLCKWDAEHPNDFGINLVTEIDPKTGMLLPESSVDMSFVNWDQATGGCGDFTNADWSKWAEGPTMAKRGDWYYYFVSTHTACGGQLHAWASKKLVGSTPEDWTWLGYVLTGEEPYAGVQHITSPIGLKDDSWWAFAHSYDCSNVGTDDTKTSKNGDWQGLGREGLLLEVTWVDQQVNGKTIPVPRFPTKKGDLSAPKLPQSGVPFLLPVNDDFSSATINSAWTTYGASEDKYSVADRPGWLRITPGTGGTTWVVQKDTLHSSSMVAKVEFTPAADGDAAGIRVGNGYWQDEQVLSCPTWMTDSEKFRLPAIMDVSVARVMEGEEDRIRFSFRSRSVQAPAEAGAAYSELAEPVVVGASVPAPAGKAVWLKLVRSEHKATGWFSTDGVEWTQVGAEIDISTLDGFYAMAHTWIGNQAGMFATNNRAYFDLFTYRDGFTPIPAAEADQQSGAQVVSSTSAGPVLGDLESGDWAMFGSVDLGSGGVKSKAIALEASSAGAGGTVEVWIDPLAGGSMIGTCALPGTDGWEKWKTTTCNVMPTSGTHEVYLKVKGGQGELVRLASLRFVPTK